The proteins below are encoded in one region of Pseudomonas putida S13.1.2:
- a CDS encoding PIG-L deacetylase family protein, whose amino-acid sequence MSRKQQLLKRHRRNKRLGLLAGLVALVALGVLAGWWLPLLLLPLLWAAHEAWFADHLFYAPGEDYVYDFGDQARQVPASLQGGLLKADCALQGDETLVLELRVKGSWLGRFLDPQVALLAGEQADRQTFERGVDGVRFLNLTGLAAPLQAGTLRLRGRHCRLLGEPRLWITPAVELQRRRVMVIAPHADDAELAAYGLYSQADETWVVTLTAGEIEAEHYQEMGLAKAEAARLKGRLRAWDSITVPRWAGVPESRCVQLGYFCLQLPAMQAAPDQPAASREADLADIRIFRQFNPFPLPADSDGAPTWNNLLADLRALLEMAKPEVLVMPHPQLDPHPDHICAQAAVLEALQGLAWQPQTLLCYANHLHDNDRWPMGDSGDGVALPPQLGAAQAWAPCSLVLDLATQHDKAMALGMMHDLQPPAPFKRRLRRLLQRWLAGRRPSPYGENEFFRKAVRRHELFWRREL is encoded by the coding sequence GTGAGCCGCAAGCAGCAGTTGCTCAAGCGCCACCGGCGCAACAAGCGCCTGGGCTTGCTGGCCGGCCTGGTAGCGCTGGTCGCCCTCGGTGTACTGGCCGGGTGGTGGCTGCCGCTGTTGCTGTTGCCGCTGCTCTGGGCCGCCCACGAGGCCTGGTTTGCCGACCACCTGTTCTATGCGCCGGGCGAGGACTATGTCTACGACTTCGGTGACCAGGCGCGGCAGGTCCCTGCCAGCCTGCAGGGTGGCCTGCTCAAGGCCGACTGCGCGTTGCAGGGCGATGAAACCCTGGTGCTTGAGCTGCGGGTAAAAGGCAGCTGGCTCGGGCGGTTCCTGGACCCGCAGGTCGCGCTGCTGGCGGGTGAGCAGGCCGATCGGCAAACCTTCGAGCGTGGCGTCGATGGCGTGCGCTTCCTCAACCTGACTGGCCTGGCTGCGCCGCTGCAAGCCGGCACGTTGCGCCTGCGTGGTCGCCATTGCCGGCTGCTGGGCGAGCCGCGTCTGTGGATAACGCCGGCGGTCGAACTGCAACGGCGCCGGGTAATGGTGATTGCGCCCCATGCCGACGACGCCGAGCTGGCTGCGTATGGCCTGTACAGCCAGGCAGATGAAACCTGGGTCGTGACGCTGACCGCTGGTGAAATCGAGGCAGAGCACTACCAGGAGATGGGCCTGGCCAAGGCCGAGGCCGCGCGCCTGAAAGGCCGCCTGCGTGCCTGGGACAGCATCACCGTGCCGCGTTGGGCCGGTGTGCCGGAGTCGCGTTGCGTACAGTTGGGCTACTTCTGCCTGCAACTGCCTGCCATGCAGGCCGCGCCCGACCAGCCGGCCGCCTCCCGTGAAGCCGACCTCGCCGATATCCGCATATTCCGCCAGTTCAACCCGTTCCCGCTGCCAGCCGACAGCGACGGTGCGCCAACCTGGAACAACCTGTTGGCCGACCTGCGTGCCTTGCTGGAAATGGCCAAGCCAGAAGTACTGGTGATGCCGCACCCGCAGCTTGACCCGCACCCCGATCACATCTGCGCCCAGGCGGCGGTGCTGGAAGCCTTGCAAGGCCTGGCCTGGCAGCCACAAACCCTGCTGTGCTACGCCAACCACCTGCATGACAACGACCGCTGGCCCATGGGCGACAGCGGTGATGGCGTGGCGTTGCCGCCGCAGCTGGGCGCGGCGCAGGCATGGGCGCCTTGCAGCCTGGTCCTGGACCTGGCTACCCAGCACGACAAGGCCATGGCCCTGGGCATGATGCACGACCTGCAGCCGCCCGCGCCGTTCAAACGCCGCCTGCGCCGCTTGCTGCAACGCTGGCTGGCCGGGCGGCGGCCGTCGCCTTATGGGGAGAACGAGTTCTTCCGCAAGGCCGTGCGCCGACACGAACTGTTCTGGCGGCGCGAGCTGTAA
- a CDS encoding glycosyltransferase — MKVLFLVQKEQRAILDRLYDGVAANCECDLRWLTSEDQRNLRRYFKREVQVERYDRIVFFLRFKQEIRQVAFIRTVPNLVILEHDAYQNYIPCKYTGKFSAHYRQLPWARVISSGYMVSERLRQEGFDAVFVPKGYDEQLLTDQGRERDIELAFVGSVNSVAYSGRKALLDELGQVENLLVTRTKSGEDYCNTLNRIRFFVSADVGMGEYMIKNFEAMACGCVLLAYDQGEEENRALGLQDMHNVVFYDNIPTLQEKLRRLRADPELARQIAENGRHLAVSRFSFAAVGRSIVDHMRPALRPHPPLSAWQRLRLKLGI; from the coding sequence ATGAAAGTCCTATTTCTGGTGCAGAAGGAACAGCGGGCGATTCTCGACCGCCTGTACGACGGCGTCGCGGCCAACTGCGAGTGCGACCTGCGTTGGCTGACCAGCGAAGACCAGCGCAACCTGCGACGCTATTTCAAGCGTGAAGTGCAGGTCGAGCGTTATGACCGCATCGTATTCTTCCTGCGCTTCAAGCAGGAAATCCGCCAGGTGGCCTTCATCCGCACCGTGCCGAACCTGGTCATCCTCGAGCACGACGCCTACCAGAACTACATCCCGTGCAAGTACACCGGCAAGTTCAGCGCCCACTACCGCCAGTTGCCATGGGCACGGGTGATCAGCTCTGGCTACATGGTCAGCGAGCGCTTGCGCCAGGAAGGTTTCGATGCGGTGTTCGTGCCCAAGGGCTATGACGAGCAGTTGCTAACCGACCAAGGACGTGAGCGCGACATCGAACTGGCCTTCGTCGGCAGTGTCAACAGCGTGGCCTACAGCGGTCGCAAGGCGCTGCTGGACGAGTTGGGGCAGGTCGAGAACCTGCTGGTAACCCGCACCAAGTCGGGTGAAGACTATTGCAACACGCTCAACCGTATTCGTTTTTTCGTCAGTGCCGACGTCGGCATGGGCGAATACATGATCAAGAACTTCGAGGCCATGGCTTGCGGCTGTGTGTTGCTGGCGTACGACCAGGGCGAGGAAGAAAACCGCGCATTGGGCCTGCAGGACATGCACAACGTGGTGTTCTATGACAACATCCCGACCCTTCAGGAAAAGCTCCGCCGTTTGCGAGCAGACCCTGAACTGGCCCGGCAGATTGCAGAAAATGGCCGCCATCTGGCGGTTTCCCGTTTCAGTTTCGCCGCAGTTGGACGTAGCATCGTCGACCACATGCGCCCGGCGCTCAGGCCCCACCCGCCGTTGTCTGCTTGGCAGCGGCTGCGCCTGAAGCTGGGCATCTAA
- a CDS encoding glycosyltransferase family 2 protein, whose protein sequence is MRFSEESDVTLVVTSCGRFDLLKDTLESFDRYNTAPIREVFITEDSGDDAVHGAVPEHWKPHCKVFVNRPKLGQLPSIDLAYSHVKTPYIFHCEDDWHFYRQGFVEDSRAILAVSPDVLQVWLRSHAHDLAVHSPYIHLGDRQIIAGVPCYPLLSDKAEWQAFSLNPGLRRLSDYQRCAPFAAYAGEKALSRRYAELNLTAVTLEGDAVLHTGFGNHVTLPIEVERKAKRRQRDRIKLALTLVTGALIGMGITLFVQ, encoded by the coding sequence GTGCGCTTTTCAGAAGAAAGTGATGTCACGCTCGTCGTGACCAGTTGTGGGCGGTTCGATCTGCTCAAAGACACCCTTGAGAGTTTCGATCGCTACAACACCGCGCCCATTCGCGAAGTGTTCATCACCGAAGACTCCGGTGACGATGCCGTGCATGGCGCTGTGCCGGAGCACTGGAAACCGCACTGCAAGGTGTTCGTCAACCGGCCCAAGCTCGGCCAGTTGCCGTCTATCGACCTGGCCTACAGCCACGTCAAGACGCCGTACATCTTCCACTGCGAAGACGACTGGCATTTCTACCGCCAGGGCTTTGTCGAAGACTCGCGGGCCATCCTGGCTGTCAGCCCCGACGTGTTGCAGGTGTGGCTGCGCAGCCATGCCCACGACCTGGCGGTCCACAGCCCGTACATCCACCTGGGCGATCGCCAGATCATCGCCGGTGTGCCGTGCTATCCGCTGTTGTCCGACAAGGCAGAATGGCAGGCGTTTTCGCTCAACCCTGGCCTGCGTCGATTGAGCGATTACCAGCGCTGTGCACCATTTGCCGCCTATGCTGGAGAGAAGGCGCTTTCCCGGCGCTACGCTGAGTTAAATCTGACAGCGGTCACCTTGGAGGGTGATGCAGTATTGCACACTGGATTTGGCAATCACGTGACCTTGCCCATTGAAGTGGAGCGCAAGGCCAAGCGTCGTCAACGTGATCGGATCAAACTGGCATTGACGCTGGTGACAGGTGCCTTGATCGGCATGGGTATCACCCTTTTTGTTCAATGA
- a CDS encoding glycosyltransferase, which yields MNIVNMMWAGGTPYMSIHKVHRQVLSHAGTDARISNWLLLGSGLCCGVGSTREWHMPPRALKGRHLWRLLRPWLRMRLRKALTEAKAEIVLLDGIGVARLVLPLLQTIPQVRAKVLFHGKTRLNSSDVRLLRMFPAERLSIAAVSHTLAESLEHDLGRPVQTLRMALDPLAFVEPLLSRDQARQALQLPQADGVMLGAVGRLVESKGFEMLIEAFAKAHARQPGLQLAIIGEGPQHAALQERIDALGLAGRVHLRGHREDLQQLYRAFDWLLVPSRSEGLGLVVQEAVMAGVPVVCSDLQVFREQLRDTGGYLPIADEGAWAEAIERCTALSAPAVAAQQRQALAPEQAWQAFCTGSQSLLRN from the coding sequence ATGAACATCGTCAATATGATGTGGGCGGGTGGAACGCCGTACATGTCCATCCACAAGGTGCATCGGCAGGTGCTTTCGCACGCCGGTACCGATGCGCGGATCAGTAACTGGTTGCTGCTGGGTAGCGGGCTGTGCTGTGGGGTCGGTTCGACACGTGAGTGGCACATGCCACCACGTGCGCTGAAAGGGCGGCACCTGTGGCGGCTGCTGCGGCCGTGGTTGCGCATGCGTTTGCGCAAGGCGCTGACCGAGGCCAAGGCAGAAATCGTGCTGCTCGACGGTATTGGTGTCGCGCGGCTGGTGCTGCCGCTGCTGCAGACCATCCCCCAGGTGCGGGCCAAGGTGCTGTTCCATGGCAAGACGCGCCTGAACAGCAGCGATGTTCGCCTTTTGCGTATGTTCCCGGCCGAGCGCCTTAGCATCGCGGCCGTGTCGCATACGTTGGCTGAATCGCTGGAGCATGACCTGGGCAGGCCGGTGCAGACCCTGCGCATGGCGCTCGACCCGCTGGCATTCGTCGAACCGTTGCTAAGCCGGGACCAGGCCAGGCAGGCACTGCAGTTGCCTCAGGCCGACGGGGTGATGCTGGGTGCGGTAGGGCGGTTGGTAGAGAGCAAAGGCTTCGAAATGCTGATCGAGGCATTCGCCAAGGCCCATGCAAGGCAACCTGGCCTGCAGCTGGCGATCATTGGTGAGGGGCCGCAGCATGCCGCGCTGCAGGAGCGTATCGATGCGCTCGGCCTGGCTGGGCGCGTTCATCTGCGCGGTCACCGCGAAGACCTGCAGCAGCTGTATCGGGCATTCGACTGGCTGTTGGTGCCTTCGCGTTCCGAGGGCCTGGGGCTGGTGGTACAAGAGGCAGTGATGGCCGGTGTACCGGTAGTGTGCAGTGACCTGCAGGTGTTCCGCGAGCAGTTGCGCGACACCGGGGGCTACCTGCCCATAGCCGACGAGGGCGCCTGGGCTGAGGCGATCGAGCGTTGTACAGCCCTCAGCGCCCCGGCGGTAGCTGCGCAGCAGCGCCAGGCGCTGGCACCGGAGCAAGCCTGGCAGGCCTTCTGCACCGGCTCACAGAGCCTGTTGCGCAACTGA
- a CDS encoding O-antigen ligase family protein: protein MLYQKTWARAWLGLGLVWFLAAIALAPSNKIYQQGLVLFLWLPTLVLAWSAREVLVQAWRRQPALWISLLLLLAWSGLSLAWSPAEDSGREIKRLLYILVFLLAFPLLAQLGLARIRQLLMLGSGLLAIAALVSIANFYGLQGESLLARLAGIGEISHPILGAYVVGSAVLFLLYEPPRQRGLQLLWLLALACLGAFAMLSQSRGALLALVLTVIMAPLWFRDRHSRVFSMLAVVATGLALYAVYDLIAQRGSSYRPEIFHAVVDMIAAHPWTGLGLGAAYDVSAVGMHFDHTHNMFTHVAVEMGLPGMLLWAMVWLLTLGEIIRARGTLFGKILLGFWVYSTLAMQFDAASLTGTPRAEWFISWLPVGLAMMLPWGRAENDACGKISGST, encoded by the coding sequence ATGTTGTATCAAAAAACCTGGGCGCGGGCCTGGTTGGGCTTGGGCCTGGTCTGGTTCCTGGCGGCGATTGCCTTGGCACCGAGCAACAAGATTTATCAGCAAGGCCTGGTGTTGTTCCTGTGGCTGCCGACGTTGGTGCTGGCGTGGTCCGCCCGCGAGGTGCTGGTGCAAGCCTGGAGGCGTCAGCCGGCGTTGTGGATAAGTTTGCTGCTGCTGTTGGCCTGGAGTGGCCTGAGCCTGGCCTGGTCGCCCGCTGAGGACTCGGGGCGCGAGATCAAGCGCCTGCTCTACATTCTGGTGTTCCTGCTGGCGTTTCCGCTGCTGGCCCAGCTTGGCCTGGCGAGGATTCGCCAGCTTTTGATGCTCGGTAGCGGCCTGCTGGCCATTGCTGCACTGGTCTCGATCGCCAACTTCTATGGTTTGCAGGGTGAGTCGTTGTTGGCTCGCCTGGCCGGCATTGGCGAGATATCACATCCTATTCTGGGTGCTTATGTCGTTGGCTCGGCCGTTCTTTTCCTGCTTTATGAGCCACCGCGGCAGCGTGGCCTGCAGCTGTTGTGGCTGTTGGCACTGGCTTGCCTGGGGGCGTTTGCCATGCTCAGCCAGAGCCGTGGCGCGCTCCTGGCCCTGGTGCTCACCGTCATCATGGCGCCATTGTGGTTCCGTGACCGCCACAGCCGGGTGTTCTCCATGCTGGCAGTCGTTGCAACCGGCCTTGCTCTGTACGCGGTATATGACCTGATCGCCCAGCGCGGCTCATCCTACCGGCCGGAAATTTTCCATGCCGTGGTCGACATGATTGCCGCACACCCCTGGACCGGCTTGGGCCTGGGGGCTGCCTACGACGTCAGTGCGGTGGGCATGCACTTCGACCACACCCACAACATGTTTACCCACGTCGCCGTGGAGATGGGCCTGCCTGGCATGCTGCTCTGGGCTATGGTGTGGTTGCTCACACTGGGCGAAATCATCCGTGCGCGCGGCACCCTGTTCGGCAAGATCCTGCTGGGCTTCTGGGTATACTCGACCTTGGCCATGCAGTTCGATGCCGCCAGCCTCACCGGTACGCCGCGTGCCGAATGGTTCATCAGCTGGTTGCCTGTGGGTCTTGCCATGATGCTGCCATGGGGGCGTGCCGAAAATGACGCCTGTGGTAAAATTTCCGGTTCAACCTGA
- the msbA gene encoding lipid A export permease/ATP-binding protein MsbA, with translation MAETPRPAEPTSSLKIYFRLLGYVKPYVGIFLLSIVGFVIFASTQPMLAGILKYFVDGLSNPEAVLFPNVPYLRDLQLLQAVPLLIILIAAWQGLGSFLGNYFLAKVSLCLVHDLRVELFNKLLVLPNRYFDNHNSGHLISRITFNVTMVTGAATDAIKVVIREGLTVVFLFAYLLWMNWHLTLVMVAILPVIAVMVSVASKKFRKQSKKIQVAMGDVTHVASETIQGYRVVRSFGGEAYEEQRFSKASQSNTDKQLRMTKTGSLYTPMLQLVIYSAMAALMFLVLFLRGESTAGDLVAYITAAGLLPKPIRQLSEVSSTIQKGLAGAESIFEQLDEEPELDTGTVEKERVEGRLEVRNLSFTYPGTEREVLSDISFVAEPGQMIALVGRSGSGKSTLAALIPRFYHHDQGQILLDGVEIENYRLRNLRRHVSQVTQHVTLFNDTVANNIAYGDLAGAPRADIEAAAADAYAKEFVDRLPKGFDTDVGENGVLLSGGQRQRLAIARALLKNAPLLILDEATSALDTESERHIQAALDHVMQGRTTLVIAHRLSTIEKADQILVMDQGRLVERGTHAELLAANGHYARLHAMGLDEPVKADIT, from the coding sequence ATGGCCGAAACACCGCGACCGGCGGAGCCCACCTCCAGCCTGAAGATCTACTTCCGGCTGTTGGGCTATGTGAAACCCTATGTCGGCATTTTCCTGCTGAGCATTGTCGGTTTCGTGATCTTTGCCTCGACCCAGCCGATGCTGGCAGGCATTCTCAAATACTTTGTCGACGGGCTGAGCAACCCCGAAGCGGTGTTGTTCCCCAACGTCCCCTACCTGCGCGACCTGCAATTGCTGCAGGCGGTGCCGTTGTTGATCATCCTGATCGCTGCGTGGCAGGGCCTGGGGTCGTTCCTTGGCAACTATTTCCTGGCAAAGGTCTCTCTGTGCCTGGTGCACGACCTGCGCGTGGAGTTGTTCAACAAGCTGCTGGTACTGCCCAACCGCTACTTCGACAACCACAACTCCGGGCACCTGATTTCGCGTATCACCTTCAACGTGACCATGGTTACCGGTGCTGCCACCGATGCAATCAAGGTGGTCATCCGTGAAGGCCTGACCGTGGTGTTCCTGTTTGCCTACCTGCTGTGGATGAACTGGCACCTGACCTTGGTCATGGTTGCCATCCTGCCGGTGATTGCCGTGATGGTCAGTGTCGCCAGCAAGAAATTCCGCAAGCAGAGCAAGAAGATCCAGGTGGCCATGGGCGACGTCACCCACGTCGCCTCGGAGACCATCCAGGGTTACCGCGTGGTGCGCAGTTTCGGCGGCGAGGCCTACGAGGAGCAGCGTTTCAGCAAGGCCAGCCAGAGCAACACTGACAAGCAGCTGCGCATGACCAAGACCGGCTCGCTGTACACGCCGATGCTGCAACTGGTGATCTACAGCGCCATGGCCGCGCTGATGTTCCTGGTGCTGTTCCTGCGTGGTGAGTCCACCGCCGGTGACCTGGTGGCCTACATCACCGCCGCCGGCCTGCTGCCCAAGCCGATTCGCCAGTTGTCGGAAGTCAGCTCGACCATCCAGAAGGGCCTGGCAGGTGCAGAAAGCATCTTCGAGCAACTGGACGAAGAGCCTGAACTGGACACCGGTACTGTCGAAAAGGAGCGTGTGGAAGGCCGCCTGGAAGTACGCAACCTGAGCTTCACCTACCCGGGTACCGAGCGTGAAGTGCTGAGCGACATCAGCTTTGTCGCCGAGCCTGGGCAGATGATCGCCCTGGTTGGCCGCTCTGGCAGTGGCAAGTCGACCCTGGCGGCGCTGATCCCGCGTTTCTATCACCACGACCAGGGGCAGATCCTGCTCGATGGCGTGGAGATCGAGAACTACCGCCTGCGCAACCTGCGCCGCCACGTTTCGCAGGTGACCCAGCACGTCACCCTGTTCAACGACACGGTGGCCAACAACATCGCCTATGGCGACCTGGCGGGTGCCCCGCGCGCAGACATCGAAGCCGCAGCGGCCGATGCCTACGCCAAGGAGTTCGTCGACCGCTTGCCGAAGGGTTTCGATACCGACGTGGGTGAAAACGGCGTGCTGCTCTCCGGCGGTCAGCGCCAGCGCCTGGCGATTGCCCGGGCACTGCTGAAAAACGCGCCGCTGTTGATTCTCGACGAGGCCACCTCGGCCCTGGATACCGAATCCGAGCGGCACATCCAGGCTGCCTTGGACCATGTGATGCAAGGCCGTACCACGCTGGTAATCGCCCACCGCCTGTCGACCATCGAGAAGGCCGACCAGATCCTGGTCATGGACCAGGGTCGTCTGGTAGAGCGCGGCACCCATGCCGAACTGCTCGCGGCTAATGGCCATTATGCCCGCCTGCACGCCATGGGCCTGGATGAGCCGGTCAAGGCCGATATCACCTGA
- the hldE gene encoding bifunctional D-glycero-beta-D-manno-heptose-7-phosphate kinase/D-glycero-beta-D-manno-heptose 1-phosphate adenylyltransferase HldE, producing the protein MKLSMPRFDQAPVLVVGDVMLDRYWHGGTSRISPEAPVPVVKVDQIEDRPGGAANVALNIAALGAPASLIGVTGQDEAADSLANSLQAAGVRSVFQRIAHQPTIVKLRVMSRHQQLLRIDFEEPFATDPLSLGAEVDSLLEGVKVLVLSDYGKGALKNHQSLIQAARAKGIPVLADPKGKDFSIYRGASLITPNLSEFETIVGRCADEAELVAKGLQLLKELDLGAVLVTRGEHGMTLLRIGQPALHLPARAREVFDVTGAGDTVISTLAAAIAAGEDLPHAVALANLAAGIVVGKLGTAAISAPELRRAIQREEGSERGVLGLEQLLLAIDDARAHKEKIVFTNGCFDILHAGHVTYLEQARAQGDRLIVAVNDDASVSRLKGPGRPINSVDRRMAVLAGLGAVDWVISFPEGTPENLLSQVKPDVLVKGGDYGIDQVVGADIVKAYGGTVKVLGLVENSSTTAIVEKIRKN; encoded by the coding sequence ATGAAGTTGTCCATGCCGCGTTTCGATCAAGCCCCGGTACTGGTGGTCGGCGATGTCATGCTCGACCGCTACTGGCATGGCGGTACTTCGCGTATCTCGCCTGAAGCGCCAGTCCCGGTGGTCAAGGTCGATCAGATCGAGGATCGCCCCGGCGGCGCGGCCAACGTTGCCTTGAACATCGCCGCTCTGGGCGCACCGGCTTCGTTGATCGGCGTTACCGGCCAGGACGAGGCTGCCGACAGCCTGGCCAACAGCCTGCAGGCTGCGGGTGTGCGGTCGGTGTTCCAGCGCATCGCGCACCAGCCGACCATCGTCAAGCTGCGGGTCATGAGCCGGCACCAGCAGCTGCTGCGTATCGATTTCGAAGAGCCGTTCGCCACTGACCCGCTGTCGCTGGGGGCCGAAGTCGACAGCCTGCTCGAAGGCGTCAAGGTGCTGGTCTTGTCGGACTACGGCAAGGGCGCACTGAAAAATCACCAAAGCCTGATCCAGGCCGCGCGGGCCAAGGGCATTCCGGTACTGGCCGACCCCAAGGGCAAGGATTTTTCCATCTACCGTGGCGCCAGCCTGATTACCCCGAACCTCAGCGAGTTCGAAACCATCGTTGGCCGTTGCGCCGATGAGGCCGAACTGGTCGCCAAAGGCTTGCAGCTGCTGAAGGAGCTGGACCTGGGTGCTGTGCTGGTAACCCGTGGCGAGCACGGCATGACCCTGCTGCGCATTGGCCAGCCGGCGCTGCACCTACCGGCGCGGGCGCGTGAAGTGTTCGATGTGACCGGTGCCGGCGATACCGTCATCTCCACCCTCGCAGCGGCCATTGCGGCTGGCGAGGACCTGCCCCACGCGGTGGCCCTGGCTAACCTGGCCGCAGGCATCGTGGTCGGCAAGCTGGGTACCGCTGCCATCAGCGCCCCCGAGCTGCGCCGGGCGATCCAGCGTGAGGAAGGCTCCGAGCGCGGTGTGCTGGGCCTGGAGCAACTGCTGCTGGCCATCGATGATGCACGGGCGCACAAAGAGAAGATCGTCTTCACCAATGGCTGCTTCGACATCCTGCATGCCGGGCATGTCACCTACCTGGAGCAGGCGCGGGCCCAGGGCGATCGCCTGATCGTCGCGGTCAACGACGACGCTTCGGTCAGCCGCTTGAAAGGGCCGGGCCGGCCGATCAACAGCGTCGATCGGCGTATGGCCGTACTGGCCGGGCTGGGTGCAGTGGACTGGGTGATCAGCTTCCCGGAAGGCACCCCGGAAAACCTGCTGAGCCAGGTCAAGCCGGATGTGCTGGTCAAGGGTGGTGACTATGGCATCGACCAAGTGGTGGGCGCTGATATCGTCAAGGCCTATGGCGGCACCGTGAAGGTGCTGGGCCTGGTCGAGAACAGCTCGACCACCGCGATTGTCGAAAAGATTCGCAAGAACTGA
- a CDS encoding aldo/keto reductase, with product MTLPTLHDFHRPLGSTGFKVSPLGLGTVKLGRDQGVKYPTGFTIPGDDEARMLLAQARELGINLIDTAPAYGRSEERLGPLLRGQRDEWVIVSKVGEEFDNGLSHFDFSAAHTRRSVERSLRRLETDRIELVLVHSDGNDLAILEQQEVYQTLAELKQEGKILGFGLSGKTVAGGLKALEQGDCAMVTYNLNEQAERPLLDYAAEHGKAILVKKALASGHICLAPGVDPVQASFELLFAHPGVSSAIVGTINPLHLAHNVATVARILGQH from the coding sequence ATGACCCTGCCAACCCTGCACGACTTCCACCGCCCGCTGGGCAGCACCGGTTTCAAGGTTTCACCGCTGGGTTTGGGCACGGTCAAGCTGGGCCGCGACCAGGGTGTGAAATACCCCACCGGCTTCACCATCCCCGGCGATGACGAAGCCCGCATGCTGCTGGCGCAGGCTCGCGAACTGGGCATCAACCTGATCGACACTGCCCCCGCCTACGGCCGCAGCGAAGAACGCCTGGGCCCGCTGCTGCGCGGCCAACGCGATGAATGGGTGATCGTCAGCAAGGTCGGCGAAGAATTCGACAACGGCCTGTCGCACTTCGACTTCAGTGCCGCCCACACCCGCCGTTCGGTGGAGCGCAGCCTGCGCCGCCTGGAAACCGACCGCATCGAACTGGTGCTGGTGCATTCCGACGGCAACGACCTGGCGATCCTCGAACAGCAGGAGGTCTACCAGACCTTGGCCGAGCTCAAGCAGGAGGGCAAGATTCTCGGCTTTGGCCTGTCCGGCAAGACCGTGGCCGGCGGCCTGAAAGCGCTGGAGCAAGGCGACTGTGCCATGGTCACCTATAACCTCAACGAACAGGCAGAACGCCCGCTGCTGGACTACGCTGCCGAACACGGCAAGGCCATCCTGGTAAAGAAGGCTTTGGCCAGCGGGCATATCTGCCTGGCCCCGGGCGTTGACCCGGTGCAGGCAAGCTTCGAGCTGCTGTTCGCCCATCCGGGCGTCAGCAGTGCTATCGTCGGCACCATCAATCCGCTGCACCTGGCCCACAACGTGGCCACTGTCGCCCGTATCCTGGGCCAGCACTGA
- a CDS encoding NAD(P)/FAD-dependent oxidoreductase gives MPSAISTDVLIVGAGVAGLWLNARLRRQGYSTVLVERASLGGEQTIKSQGIIHGGTKYALHGALTGASEAIADMPRRWREALAGDGELDLGRTRLLSDAHYLWSPGTLAGNLTSFFASKAVRTRVEQVKGEQLPPALQDRAFKGKVYRLAELVIDVPSLLANLAELAGDSLLAGEHIEPLSEGDELVGLRVDGREIRAQRVVLSAGAGTEDLLHTLGLHQPAMQTRPLHMVMAKGPNLKPLYAHCLGGGPKPRVTVTTHPAADGQWVWYLGGDLAEADGVARDPAAQIAAAQKEIANLLPWVDQSLVRWATLRVDRAEPAQSGLVRPDNAFLADQQRLMVGWPTKLALAPDFSDRVIAHLERDGIRPQAQADLAGLPRPPLGVPAWEQLLP, from the coding sequence ATGCCATCTGCCATTTCCACTGACGTGCTGATCGTCGGCGCCGGGGTCGCAGGCCTCTGGCTCAATGCCCGCCTGCGCCGCCAGGGCTACTCGACAGTGCTGGTGGAACGCGCCAGCCTTGGCGGCGAGCAGACCATCAAGTCCCAGGGCATCATCCACGGCGGCACCAAGTACGCCCTGCACGGCGCCCTGACCGGCGCCTCGGAAGCCATCGCCGACATGCCACGCCGCTGGCGCGAGGCCCTGGCGGGCGACGGCGAACTCGACCTCGGGCGTACCCGCCTGCTGTCCGATGCCCACTACCTGTGGTCGCCAGGCACCCTGGCCGGCAACCTCACAAGCTTCTTCGCCAGCAAGGCCGTGCGCACCCGTGTCGAACAGGTCAAGGGCGAGCAACTGCCGCCTGCACTGCAGGACCGCGCCTTCAAGGGCAAGGTGTATCGCTTGGCCGAGTTGGTCATCGACGTGCCCAGCCTGTTGGCCAACCTGGCCGAACTGGCGGGTGACAGCCTGCTGGCAGGCGAACACATCGAACCGCTGAGCGAAGGCGACGAACTGGTCGGTCTGCGCGTCGACGGCCGCGAAATCCGTGCCCAGCGCGTTGTATTGAGTGCAGGTGCCGGCACCGAAGACCTGCTGCACACCCTCGGCTTGCACCAGCCCGCAATGCAGACACGCCCCCTGCACATGGTCATGGCCAAGGGCCCGAACCTCAAGCCGTTGTACGCCCACTGCCTCGGTGGCGGGCCCAAGCCGCGCGTTACGGTGACCACCCACCCGGCAGCCGATGGCCAGTGGGTGTGGTACCTCGGCGGGGACCTGGCCGAAGCCGATGGCGTGGCGCGCGATCCTGCAGCACAGATTGCTGCGGCGCAGAAGGAAATCGCCAACCTGCTGCCCTGGGTCGACCAGAGCCTGGTGCGCTGGGCTACCCTGCGGGTCGACCGTGCAGAACCCGCACAATCGGGCCTGGTACGCCCGGACAACGCATTCCTCGCCGACCAGCAACGCTTGATGGTCGGCTGGCCGACCAAGCTGGCGCTGGCACCGGACTTCAGCGACCGGGTCATCGCCCACCTGGAGCGCGACGGCATCCGCCCGCAAGCACAAGCCGACCTGGCCGGCCTGCCACGCCCACCGCTGGGTGTACCGGCCTGGGAGCAACTGCTGCCATGA